DNA from Amorphoplanes friuliensis DSM 7358:
CGGCCAGCCGGCGTTCGGTGCCTACCTGGCCGGATCCGGGAGCGGGCTCTTCGTGCTCACGCTGGCCGGGGACCGGATCTCAGCGTTCACCCGTTTCGAAGCGGAACTGCTCCCCCGATTCGGACTAAGCCTGTGATCAGATCTCGAAGAGTTCGCGCATCGCCTCGGCCAGGCGGGCCATGCTGGAGCCGGTGACCATGCCGATGCGTTCGGCGCCGACCGAGGCCGGGAGGCGGCGCATGCGGTTGACGACCACCACGCCGGTGATCGGGTCCTGCTCGGTGAGGGCCACCGCGTACGGCGGGAGTTCGGTCGCGCCGCGCTGGCGGACGATCGGGGCGCAGTACGGGGACGCGTTGTTGCGTTCGTTGTAGCTGTCGGAGGAGAGCACGAGGACCCGGTAACGCAGGTCGGTGCGGCTGCCGATGGTCCAGATCTCGCCGCGCTTCACGCGCCGAGCGTACCGTCGTGCCGATCTTCGGCGAGCGGCGCGTCAGGCGGCCGCGTGGTGGCGCTGTTTGGCCCGGTACATCGCCTGGTCGGCGCGGCTGATCAGCTCCTCGGCGCCGGAACCGCCGTCGGAGATCACCGCGCCGACGCTCGCGCTGGCGTGGACGGGCCGCCCGGCCAGGGTGAACGGCTCGGCCAGGGCGTGCTCGATGTGGGTGGTGAGCCGGTGCGCGGCCTGCGCCTGGGCCTCCTCCTCGCAGAGCACGAGGAACTCGTCGCCGCCGTACCGGGCGATGGTCTCCCCCGCCCGCAGCCCGGCACGGATCCGCACACCGATGCCGGTGAGCAGTTCGTCGCCGGCGGTGTGGCCGAGCCGGTCGTTGACGTCCTTGAAGCCGTTGAGGTCGCAGAACAGCAGCACGACCGCGGGGCGGCCGAGCAGCCGCTCACGGGCCAGCGCCGCGTCGAGGCGGGTGATCAGCTCGGCGCGGTTCGGGAGCCCGGTGAGCGGGTCGTGGGTGGCCTGGTGCCGCAGCGCTGCCTCCGCGCCACGGCGTTCGGCGGCGAGGCGGCCCACGCGGATCATCACGAGGGGCACGATCAGCACGGTCCCGAAGGCGAG
Protein-coding regions in this window:
- a CDS encoding type II toxin-antitoxin system PemK/MazF family toxin, which codes for MKRGEIWTIGSRTDLRYRVLVLSSDSYNERNNASPYCAPIVRQRGATELPPYAVALTEQDPITGVVVVNRMRRLPASVGAERIGMVTGSSMARLAEAMRELFEI